Proteins encoded by one window of Brienomyrus brachyistius isolate T26 chromosome 1, BBRACH_0.4, whole genome shotgun sequence:
- the LOC125747846 gene encoding MOB-like protein phocein isoform X1: MVMAEGTAVLRRNRPGTKAQDFYNWPDESFEEMDSTLAVQQYIQQNIRSDCSNIDKILDPPEGQDEGVWKYEHLRQFCLELNGLAVKLQSECHPDTCTQMTATEQWIFLCAAHKTPKECPAIDYTRHTLDGAACLLNSNKYFPSRVSIKESSVAKLGSVCRRIYRIFSHAYFHHRQIFDKYENETFLCHRFTRFVMKYNLMSKDNLIVPILEEEVQNAAAGESEA, encoded by the exons ATGGTCATGGCGGAGGGTACTGCAGTTCTCAGGAGGAATCGTCCGGGAACAAAAGCCCAG GATTTCTACAACTGGCCAGATGAGTCTTTCGAGGAAATGGACAGCACCCTGGCTGTTCAACAG TACATACAGCAGAACATTCGATCAGACTGTTCTAACATTGACAAGATCCTGGACCCCCCCGAGGGACAAGATGAAGGTGTCTGGAAGTACGAGCACCTCAG GCAGTTCTGTCTGGAGCTGAATGGGCTGGCTGTGAAACTGCAG AGCGAGTGTCATCCAGACACCTGCACCCAGATGACGGCTACGGAGCAGTGGATCTTCCTGTGCGCTGCTCACAAGACTCCCAAAGAG TGTCCTGCAATTGATTATACCAGGCACACCCTAGATGGAGCTGCCTGCCTTCTCAACAGCAACAAGTATTTTCCTAGCCG agtcagcaTTAAAGAGTCGTCGGTGGCTAAGCTGGGCTCAGTTTGCAGACGTATCTACCGGATATTCTCCCACGCCTATTTCCACCACAGGCAAATATTCGACAAGTATGAG AATGAGACCTTCCTCTGTCACCGGTTCACACGCTTTGTGATGAAGTACAATCTCATGTCCAAGGATAACCTGATCGTTCCCATCTTGGAAGAGGAAGTGCAGAACGCAGCCGCGGGGGAGAGTGAGGCTTGA